In the genome of Raphanus sativus cultivar WK10039 chromosome 9, ASM80110v3, whole genome shotgun sequence, the window TCCTGTTCTTCGACAGAGAAAATCAAATCCATAATCTCTACGAATTTAAGCCATGAGACAATAGATTATCAACTACCATGCATTCCACTATAGATTAGCATGTGTGAGTTgcagacaaacaaacaaaaacttttgATGAATGCAATAATATAGAGAATTAAACTAGATTCGTAGCAGACATTCCTGGCCGTCCTTGAATGCCACTACATGAGCAGGGCCGGCTTAAATATAGGGGCAAGGGGGCCTGGGCCCCGGGGCCCAACTATTTTTCTgcacaaataatattaaaatggagtccagttttttttaaaaaataataatttaagggtccaaatttctaaaattatctGTAAATACATGTGaaagaaacaatttaaaatattttgccCAAGGGCCCATCAACTCTTTGAGCCGGCGCTGTACATGAGAAGAAACATCACAGCTAATCAAGTCCCAGAATACACCAATTAATATTGTCCCGGACCAACATTTTATTCttgtaaaattaaatcataCAGAAAGTATCATCTACAACCATAGACATTCGTTGTCAGTATCATTAAGACTTCGAATGGTAAACGGTATCTCGCCCCGTACCGAAGTTAACAGTAACAAAAATTTCTACATATATCATATATCTATACGTTTTTATAATTGTTAAAAGTTGCATCGCAGTTAAACCGCTTGTCCCGTACCGTTTAACGCGTAGTCACTATTCAGATAAATGACTTTAGATACAGTATGCATAAATGACTACACTGTCAgtatattatttcataatagaatattattaaaaagaactAGTCTAAGAAATTGCATCCAAAATTTTTTGGTGGTTTAGTAGTAACGTAAGAGTATTAgtttttttgtgtattttcaatTCAAATCTTTTTTGATATGAGGTGATAATTTTAAAACTGGAATTTGCAAAATGTCCCATGGACATTATTTACAGAGTGATTTGTATACGTGTCATTACTACAATCATTctcgcaaaaaaaaaagataatttagcACTTAAAAAGTTGACATACcttataattaaatatgacaAGGACAAttgtatttaatattgatatatatttttggaaaactttatagaatatgaaaataactcatacattacatttaatgtcgatttatatttttggtaaactttttaaaatatggtaataactcataaatcatcactaaaataaatatcttcaaatatgaaattataaattttaaattactattgagttttttttataattatacaatttatattactaaaattttctacaatttcttttaaaattataaatttataatcgtaatatcattagtgtCTTTagatatacaaattttataaatgttgtttagttttaatttttaataactatacaatttttatatgaatttttagtaattttatataagtttatttaatatatataaccaaaataaatagataagaaattactaagattaaaattttaaatatatatatacatattcttaaatataaatttaaagaaacaaaaatatttttctcgtaatattatatttaattaaatcaaatttatattaaatattggtcaaaaataataaaatatataatattaataaattttaattttaaataaaatataattttttaaaaatttatcattaCATATAGTGCATGAAAACACATAGTTAACTTCAAgctttgcccaaaaaaaaaagttaacttcAAGCATGTGGGAAATTCTAGGGATATAATAAAACGCAAATTTCCATTAAAAATTGTTAGCCAATAAATACTATATAATCATCAAGATTAAATCTGATAAAAATTGGCCGACGTTGAACAACACTAGGCCAAGTGTACAATAATTTAACTGAAATATACCTTAAGACATAACAACAACAAATCAATTTAAGAAGGAACCAAATGTATGTGTTGTTATAATTATGCCGATAAATCTCGACAGGAAAACATTAGAACTAGCTAGTTCATGATTCATCACGTCATTGTACTTGAAAAGTTAAGTAACtgcaaaccaaaaaatattgaTCAAAATGATGTAAGGGTTATGTTTGCTTACTGGTCAATTCACGTTTTACTAACTAAAATCTGGCCCGAAAAGATTGATAAGATTCAAGTAATAAACTATCAAAAACCATTACTATTATTTAACATTTACacccaaaaagaaagaaagcaaaaaaCATTATCTGAATTCATGCCTTTAGTCGGCGAGAATCAATTCGTTTACTTGTCATAATATTCGATTAAGCAACCCTATACATACAGATAcatgtatatatcatatattctCAAAAGTTTACCTGATTTATTATCTCAGAAATATGCAACTTTATAcgtatataaatatagttttataattattttgcaGAAAAAAATGTAGACCAAGTGAATCGAGTGAAAAAATGTGGATAAGATATTAATTAGTTTTGGCATATATTCTTCCAGACAAAATTACATAATTTCCTTCGTTTTCtccgactttttttttttgtaatctgaGCATCAGCTACACCAATTCTTCAAAGAAAGAGAGATAAGGACGTGACAccaatatattaataaaaattaaaagtgtAAGAATTGAGAAAGCATGACTCATAATTGTTTGCTTGTATAGTTGtaatacaaataataaaaaaaaaatatatatatatatatatataatgactACATAATTTAGAATTTCTCAATTTTTACTAACTGAACTTCCGCATGCAAAATTACGCAAATGAGTATTTGCAAAAACAAGATTAcctaaaacttaaaaacatgttttatgtgctgaaaagtgaaaattacgacaatttttttttgagagttTAGGAGTGATTGGTTGTAGTTGTAATATTCtggaaaaccaaaatttagTTTAGATCCATTACATTAaccaattaaatttttatttctttaaaaaaatttacagcaaattaaaaaaaaattgtagaaaattttatttccagaacaaaaaaaaatgttttgtaatGATACAGCAAAAAGaaactacaaacaaataaatttacaaactaAATTAtacagtaaaaataaaataaagatacaGCTAATTCCAATAACCAGGTTTTTAACAAGTAGATGTAGCAGAACATTTTCTTCTGTTCAATATATTAGGACATATGCCCACGACACCATCAAGACTTTCCCAAAACAACTTCCGGATAGAGTTTACTGGGCTTTAAAAGGAAACCATTTGTGGCGGCCCATATAAggtaaaattcaaataaatataaatatttttttccaacatTCGATATGAGGAAGGCGAAGCGAGGAGAAAGAGGAAGGTGAGATGCGCAACTGTACAGAACAGTGAGTTTTTCCCTCCGATTCCGGCAAATAAGGTCGCCGTAAGTGTTGATTTTCCGTTTCATGTATGATTGGGATATTTATCAGGCATGTTTGGAATCTAGCGCCGTTGTCCTCTGTGTGTGTTAGATTCTCTTAGCTTGATCAATCTTTTAATTTATCTTACATGGCCACCATAAACTTTGTTTGTATGTTACGTTTTGAGATCAGTCTACTCTTAATGCAATCACTACTTCACCAGTTAGTGTTAAAGTGAAAGTTTTAGTCTTGTAATTAGTGGAGGTAACTATGATCAAATAAGATGCTTTGTTTCTCACCAGAGGACAGTATTGTTGATCAAGAAGGAGAGTTTGATCATGGGTGATAATCCAGAGAGGTTTGACCAAACGAATCAAGGCTCGACCTCATCTATTCCACCTAGTAAGAGGAGAAGGGGTCGTCCTCCTCGCAGTGATGAAGTCCAGACTCAGCCACAGCTGAACCCCATTGATGAAAATCTGATAGGTCGGATGGTTTGTGGTGTGGTTGAAGGTTCTTTCGAGGCTGGCTATTTTCTCCACGTGAAGGTCGCTGACACGGATAAGCATTTCAAAGGCATTGTTTTCTTACCGGGAAAAGTCACTCCAGTTACTCCCACCACTGATTTGTTTCCACAAGCTAAGATGTATGCAAGAGAAGTTCCCTCTTTAAACCAACGAACTCCAAGCACTCAGAATCAAACTGATATTCATCCAATGAGCGATGAGGTTGGTGGTTCTGAGACGAATCTTTCTATGGATACAGAGGTGAAAGATGTTGGTGGCTCTTCTGCAGAGGATAAACTCACTGAACCTGAAGGCCAAACCCTCTCCCTCATGCCCCAGTTTGCTAGTGATGGTGCACCCAAAGAGGATCATACCGTCACGAGATCTGAAGCTTGTGGAGCAAGTAAGAGAGCTGTTACGTTAACTGTACTATGTTACTTAAAGATTCATATGCTAAAGGTTATCTACTACATTCATTTATTgaatataaattgtataattataaaaaaaaaactcaatagtaatttaaaatttataatttcatatttgaagatatttattttagtgatgatttatgagttattaccatattttaaaaaatttaccaaaaatataaatcgacattaaatgtaatgtatgagttattgtcatattctataaagttttccaaaaatatatatcaatattaaatacaaTTGTCCTtgtcatatttaattataagGTATGTCATCTTTTTAAGtgctatattattattttttgtgagaatgattgtagtaATGACACGTATACAAATCACTCTGTAAATAATCCACGGGACATTTTGCAAATTCCAGTTTTAAAATTATCACCTCATATCAAAAAAGATTTGAattgaaaatacacaaaaaaacTAATACTCTTACGTTACTACTAAACCACCAAAAAATTTTGGATGCAATTTCTTAgactagttttttttaataatattctattatgaaataatatgaaataatatactGACACTGTAGTCATTTATGCATATTGTATCTAAAGTCATTTATCTGAATAGCGACTACGCGTCGAACGGTACGGGACAAGCGGTTTAACTGCGATGCGATTTTTAACAATTATAAAAACGTATAGATATATGGTATATGTAGAAGTTTTTGTTACTGTTAACTTCGGTACGGGGCGAGATACCGTTTACCATTCGAAGTCTTAATGATACTGACAACGAATGTCTATGGTTGTAGATGATACTTTCtgtatcatttaattttacaagAATAAAATGTTGGTCCGGGACAATATTAATTGGTGTATTTTGGGACTTGATTAGCTGTGATGTTCCTTCTCATGTAGTGGCATTCAAGGACGGCCAGGAATGTCTGCTACGAATGTAGTTTAATTCTCTATATTATTGCATTCATcaaaagtttttgtttgtttgtctgcAACTCACACATGCTAATCTATAGTGGAATGCATGGTAGTTGATAATCTAGTGTCTCATGGCTTAAATTCGTAGAGATTATGGATTTGATTTTCTCTGTCGAAGAACAGGACTGCGTGTAAGTTATATCATGGACTTTGGTTCCGCTTGGTTTAACATAAAATGAttgttttttctgttttgaatCATAGTTCCATTTAGACGA includes:
- the LOC108824737 gene encoding uncharacterized protein LOC108824737, coding for MGDNPERFDQTNQGSTSSIPPSKRRRGRPPRSDEVQTQPQLNPIDENLIGRMVCGVVEGSFEAGYFLHVKVADTDKHFKGIVFLPGKVTPVTPTTDLFPQAKMYAREVPSLNQRTPSTQNQTDIHPMSDEVGGSETNLSMDTEVKDVGGSSAEDKLTEPEGQTLSLMPQFASDGAPKEDHTVTRSEACGASKRAVTLTVLCYLKIHMLKVQLIMFSDVKASSSSYEFQGFGAEYGYSSDKSTGIYDLHHLSCQSSSSLASHKKEGEILNKKNVKSFTFNKLKLATRNFGSDSVVG